The Ananas comosus cultivar F153 linkage group 2, ASM154086v1, whole genome shotgun sequence genome contains a region encoding:
- the LOC109703756 gene encoding phototropin-2-like isoform X4, whose product MISNSSKAMARDRNETSVTSEIDTNAPLKTEAIEKWMAFPTKSSEKYLKHNEIIEESDSLASNQLPDQRGSVVRSENDNLRSRSAGSRSSGDGAKISMERTSGESSYAPDSSFPRVSQELKDALSTLQQTFVVSDATRPDCPIVYASAGFFTMTGYSAKEVIGRNCRFLQGPETDRQEVAKIREAVRNGKSYCGRLLNFKKDGTPFWNLLTVTPIRNDSGKVIKFIGMQVEVTKYTEGLNDKALRPNALPVSLIRYDARQKEKALSSITEVVQTVRHPHTHSQVVAEHEFPAKLNEQENVYIDSPLQTPAELKSFKSPGRLTPLIDVKNESSRMSTRKSGRLSLIGFKGKKRSSVGSRELNIEPEILMTKDVQRTESWDHVEREKEIRQGIDLATTLERIEKNFVITDPRLPDNPIIFASDSFLELTEYAREEILGRNCRFLQGPETDQGTVAKIRDAIREQREITVQLINYTKSGKKFWNLFHLQPMRDQKGELQYFIGVQLDGSDHVEPLRNRLSDTTEMQSAKVVKATAENVDEAVRELPDANLRPEDLWAIHSKPVFPKPHKKSNSSWVAIEKVTGKGERIGLKHFRPIKPLGCGDTGSVHLVELQGTGELYAMKAMDKSVMFNRNKVHRACVEREIYSLLDHPFLPTLYASFQTPTHVCLITDFCPGGELFALLDQQPMKIFKEEAARFYAAEVVIGLEYLHCLGIIYRDLKPENILLQKDGHIVLTDFDLSFLTSCNPQVMQHATPSKRRKPKDQPPPTFFAEPSTQSNSFVGTEEYIAPEFCFMRCYMGAHLFEERIEEGHFPTFCTRTSHFQAAFRLA is encoded by the exons ATGATATCAAACTCATCAAAAGCGATGGCACGTGATAGGAACGAAACCTCCGTGACATCTGAGATTGACACGAATGCACCTCTCAAAACAGAAGCTATTGAGAAATGGATGGCTTTTCCGACCAAAAGTTCTGAAAAGTATTTGAAGCACAATGAAATAATTGAGGAATCTGATTCGTTGGCAAGCAATCAGTTACCAGATCAAAGGGGGTCAGTAGTAAGATCAGAGAATGATAATCTTCGTAGCCGGAGTGCGGGCTCTAGGTCATCAGGTGATGGAGCTAAGATTTCAATGGAAAGAACTTCAGGCGAGTCAAGTTATGCGCCGGACTCAAGTTTCCCTAGGGTCTCCCAAGAACTAAAGGATGCACTCTCCACTCTTCAGCAGACATTTGTCGTGTCCGATGCAACCAGGCCTGATTGCCCTATTGTGTATGCTAGTGCTGGGTTTTTCACCATGACAGGCTACTCGGCTAAGGAAGTCATTGGAAGAAATTG TCGCTTTTTGCAGGGACCGGAAACGGATAGACAGGAAGTTGCAAAGATTAGAGAAGCTGTTCGCAATGGAAAAAGCTACTGCGGAAGGCTCTTGAATTTCAAGAAGGATGGGACACCCTTTTGGAACCTTCTCACAGTGACACCAATAAGGAATGATAGTGGGAAGGTTATTAAATTCATAGG AATGCAGGTTGAGGTCACTAAATACACAGAAGGTCTTAATGACAAAGCATTGCGGCCAAATGCGTTGCCAGTATCCCTGATCCGTTATGATG CTCGACAAAAGGAGAAAGCTTTGTCTTCGATAACAGAGGTTGTCCAGACGGTAAGGCATCCTCATACCCACTCACAAGTTGTAGCAGAGCATGAGTTTCCTGCGAAGCTCAATGAGCAAGAAAACGTTTACATCGACTCTCCGCTTCAAACACCTGCCGAGCTGAAAAGCTTCAAGTCACCGGGCAGACTAACACCCCTTATAGATGTCAAAAATGAATCATCAAGAATGAGCACTAGGAAATCAGGCCGGTTGTCGCTAATTGG GTTCAAAGGCAAGAAGCGAAGTTCTGTAGGAAGTCGGGAATTGAATATTGAGCCAGAGATTTTAATGACCAAAGATGTACAACGCACTGAAAGTTGGGATCATgtagaaagagaaaaggagataCGACAAGGAATTGATTTAGCTACAACACTGGAGCGTATCGAAAAGAACTTTGTGATTACAGATCCGAGACTGCCTGACAACCCAATA ATATTTGCTTCTGATAGCTTTCTCGAGCTGACGGAGTATGCACGTGAAGAAATTTTAGGAAGAAATTGTCG GTTTCTTCAAGGACCTGAAACAGATCAAGGAACTGTTGCAAAGATAAGAGATGCGATTAGAGAACAAAGGGAAATTACTGTTCAACTAATTAACTATACAAAGAGTG GAAAGAAATTCTGGAATTTGTTCCACTTGCAACCTATGCGTGACCAGAAG GGCGAGCTTCAATACTTCATTGGTGTGCAATTAGATGGGAGCGATCATGTTGAACCCCTTCGGAATCGTCTCTCAGATACGACTGAGATGCAGAGTGCCAAAGTG GTTAAAGCTACAGCTGAGAATGTTGATGAAGCTGTAAGAGAGCTTCCTGATGCAAACTTG AGACCGGAGGACTTGTGGGCAATCCATTCCAAACCTGTCTTTCCGAAACCTCACAAAAAGAGCAATTCTTCTTGGGTAGCTATAGAGAAG GTTACCGGCAAAGGGGAAAGGATTGGCTTGAAGCACTTCAGACCTATAAAACCTTTGGGTTGTGGTGATACTGGCAG CGTACACTTGGTGGAGCTACAAGGAACTGGCGAACTGTATGCTATGAAGGCAATGGATAAATCAGTAATGTTCAACCGAAACAAG GTTCATCGTGCATGCGTTGAAAGAGAGATATATTCACTATTGGATCATCCCTTTCTTCCAACGTTGTACGCTTCATTTCAG ACTCCGACGCATGTTTGTCTAATAACAGACTTCTGTCCGGGAGGAGAGCTGTTTGCGTTGCTTGACCAGCAACCTATGAAGATCTTCAAAGAGGAAGCTGCAAG gtTTTATGCTGCAGAAGTTGTCATTGGCCTCGAATATCTTCACTGCCTAG GAATCATCTATCGTGATCTGAAACCAGAAAATATCTTGCTCCAAAAGGACGGCCATATAGTTCTGACTGACTTTGATTTATCATTTTTAACATCCTGCAATCCTCAA GTGATGCAGCATGCAACACCATCAAAGAGGAGGAAACCAAAAGATCAGCCTCCCCCAACCTTTTTCGCAGAACCTAGTACACAATCAAATTCATTTGTTGGAACAGAAGAGTACATAGCACCT